The genomic stretch TTGTGTTTAGATGCCTCATTCTAATGTCGATTTCTTCTTTTTGGGATAGTATCCCCTTTTCTCCGAATAAGAAATTTCGAAATTCTTGGTTGATCTTTTTATATTGTTCAAAATGTTTTTTTGCCAGCGAGACTGAGATTTTATCTAAAATCTTCGGAGTTGATGTGAATTCTTTTTTTTGTATCAGTTCTTTGATTTCAGCTAGGTCTTTTTCTAACTCGTCAAAAAAGGCATAGATTTGCGCTTCCCATTCTTTTTGCTGATTTTCGACTTTTTTGAGTTCCTCTTGGCGATTTTGGAGTTCTTGAATAAAATCTTCAATTAGCTTTTTTAGGGTTTCGAATTCATTTGCAAGTTTTTCTTCTATCTCATCTAATTCTTTTTGGTTGGATTCTTCTGTTTGGGTGATGGATTCTAATTTGTGGTTTAGTTCTTTAATTTGATTTTCTGCTTGGGAGATTTGGTTTTTGATGCTTTCAATTTCATTTCCTAAATCGAGTTCAATTTGTAAAGATTCTTGATATTTGCTTTCTATGTTTTTTTGGTATTTCATTTCGTTTTTGATGCGATTTTCGATTTGCTCAATCTTTTGTTTGATGAACTTTTCTTCGTTGGTGATTCGTTCAATTTCTTGTTTTTTTTGTTCGATCAGGTTTTGTTGTTGATGAAATTCAATCTCCATCTTCTGAAGTAGCTCTAACTCTTCTTGATTCTTTTTTTCCAATTCTTCGATTTCCATTTCGATGGCATTGATACGATGAAAGATTTGATTTTTTTCACTTAAGAGCTGTTTGAGTTTTTCTCCAATGATTTGTTCTTTTTCTTTCAAAGAAACGTATTTTAGATATCTTAAATTCAAATCATGTTTATCTAAGCGTTCTTTTAAGGTTAGGTATTGTTTGGTTTTTCGAGCTTGTTTTTCTAATTGGGATAACTCTTTTTCTTTTTCCTTGAGGATATCTTGTAATCTCAATAAATTTTGTTTGGTATCTTCGAGTCGTTTGAGGGTTTCTTGTTTTTCGGATTTAAAGCGGGAAATCCCTGCTGCTTCATCAAATAAAAATCTTCGCTCTTCGGGTGAGGCCTTTAAGATTTCATCCATCTTTCCTTGTTCCATGATGGAGTAGGCGGTTTTCCCAATCCCCGTATCTAAGAAGATGTTTTCAATCTCTTTTCTTGTTGCTTTCTTTCCGTTGATGTAATATTCACTATTGGTATTTAAATAAATCCTTCTTCCTATTATAACTTCATCAACTTCTAACGGGAGAGTTCTATCAGTATTATCAAAGTGAATTTCTACTTCTGCCATGCCAGCAGGTTTTCTTCTCTCTGAACCTAAAAAAATCACGTCTTCCATGTTTTTCCCACGAAGAGCTCTACTGGATTTTTCTCCCAAAGCCCATCGGACTGCATCAACAATATTGGATTTTCCACAACCATTCGGACCAACAATAGCAGTGATCCCTTTGTCTAAAAGAATAGTGGTTTCATCAGCAAAAGACTTGAAACCAACTAAACGCAATTTTTTCACGTGCATACAATGGAGTGAAAGAATTTTCAAAGAAATCGCTAAGTCAACTCAGTAAAAAAAGCCAGGAATCCTAAAAGAAATCAGAACCAAAATCACTCAAACAAATAAATAAAAAGATATTGACTAAAATTAGAAATTAAGATTTACGAATCTAAAAAAAGGGTATGGAAACATTACTTTTTGACCGATACATCATCCTTCTTTTAAAAGCTGTATTGTTTTTAGCAAAACACAAGGATGATCAAAAGTATTACAAAGTAAAGGAAATCTCTGAAAGTTTAGGGGTATCAAAAAGCTATATGGCAAGGATCATCCAAAGTCTGGTTCATAATAAAATCTTAGAATCTTCAACAGGTCCTACGGGAGGATTTTATTTACCCACGGATAATCTTAAATTAACCTTGCATGATGTCATCAAACATACGGGCTATGATATCGAAATTGAAAAATGTTTGATGGAATGGCCTGAATGCAATGAAGTCAATCCATGTCCTTTACACAATACATGGAAACGTTTTCGTGAATCCTTACTTAAAGATTTAAAGCAATATACAATCGAAGAAGCGTGCGAGCAACTCTACGATCGAATTGTTTAGTTTTCGAAGTGCTGTTGCTTCAAAATGTATTCGATGTAGTTATCAGGATATTTCGTATCGATTTCGAATCGGTAAGTTATCCATTTTTTTTCGGGTTTGTAAAACACAAATAAATACCGTAGAGGTTGTCGTTCGTATTTCACTATCACAATATAGATTTGCAAAGTGTCTTGAACGTTATCGTGGAAAATGATTTCATAACTTTTAAAAGAACCAATAACTTTTTCTATGTTCAAAAAAGTTTTCTTTAAGCTACTGATAGATTCAACTTTGTTGTAAAGGACGGGGTTATTGGCAAATAGGTAATCAAGAGCTGTCTCTGAACCCCTCTCCGCATACAAAGAAAAAAAATTTTGAATAATTCTATCCGTGCCGACATCTTGAGAAGTCAAAGAAAACATAAAAAGAAAAAACAAAAAAAGAAATTTTTTCATACGAACCCCTAAGCTTTATTCACAGTGGCTATCACAGCTCTTACCAAAGAAATATCCAAATTGAGTCGTTCCGCAATGAGTTCTGGCTCCCATTTGTGTTTGAGGTATAAAGTTAAGATACCTTCTTTTTTCCATTCATCGATGATGGGTTTTTTGGGTTTTTCTTGTTCTTTTTCTTTAGTGAACTTCTCTGCTTCTGCTAAGAGCTTTTCTACAGTTTCATAAAAGGCACTGAGCTTATCCATTTTTTCCGTTGCTTCCGAAACTAAAGATTCTAGTTCGTTTTTAATGTATCCACCTTGATCGTTGATTTCCGTCAAACGTTTGAGCATAATCGAAATCTGGGATTGTTTTTGTTCTAAATCCTTCATGAGCACGTCAACTTGTTCGAATCGTGCTTCTATTTCCTTGAATTTTATGTCCAAATCTTTTAGGACAGCTACTTTTTTTTCTAAGTTTTCGATATCGTTTTGTAGTGCTTCTTTACGAATGTCAAAAATATCAATCTTTTGGAGAAGTTGTTTGGCTTGTTCTCCTGCATCGATGGCTTCTTTCTTGGCTTTTTCGACAATTCTTAATGAGTTTTCAATGTATTTTTTTCTATCCATCAGCTCTTTAAAGAAATCTTCAAACACCTTTCGGTATTCTTCAAATTTGAGAAGCCTTTGTTCAATCTTTTCTGCGATTTTATCTGCACTTTCTAAATTCACGAGTTTGACTTCCACTTCTTGGATTTTTTCAGACAAAGAAAAGAAACGATTTTCCACATGATCCAACAATGCTTTTCGTTCATGCAAGGTTTTTAATTCTTGTTCGATTTTGGCCTTAATCGTTTCAATCTGACTTAATTTGTAAATGAATTCTTCGAGTTCTCGTTTTTGGTATTGGATTTCATCGAGTTTTTTGGTTAGAATTTCCAAACCCTGATCAAACTTCAAAATAAATTCTTCGGCTTTATCGATTAGAGATAAGCGTTCTTCGAATTTTCGTAAGCGTTGGGTGTCTTCGTGAAGTTCTCGAAATACCTCATCTTTGATGAGTCTTACTTTCTCCGTTTCTCCAAGAATTTCAGCTCTGATGTTGGCAATTTCGTTTCGGATTTGGGTTAAGTCCCTTTGCATGTTTTCCATCGATTTTCGAATCGTTGCTGATGTTCTTTTTTCTAGTTCTTCGATTTGGAGTTGTCCTTTATCAATCAAGATTGTGAGTTGCCTTGAGATCTTTTCATCCAAAGTTTGATTGATTTTTCCTAATTTTTCATCTTGTTCTTCCATGAACTTGGATGCACGTTTCTCAAGACTTTGGATGAGTTCATCTTCCTTACTTTTGATTTCTTTATAGGCTTTTTCGGCGACTTCTTCAAGTCTTTGTTTAATGCGTGTTGATTCTCGTAATTGATCCTCAATCATTTCGATTTTACTTTCAATTTCTTCTCGTAGTTTTATGAATCCCTCTCGAGTTTGAAGGAGCTCTTGTTTTTCCATCGAAGCCAAGTCGATAAGTTCTGATTTGAGGTTTTCCAACGTAAAAAGTAGATTTCTTTTTAGTTGTTCTCCTAACTCAATGAATTTATCGATGATGACTTCATATTCTTTTTTAATGTTTTGGAGCCTTCGCTCTTCTTCTAACGAAACATTTCTAAACTTGATTTCATATTTTTCGTAGTAGTTTTCAAAGATGGTGTTGATATCTTGGATTTTTTGATTACGAAGGATTTCCATTTCCTCTTTGATGGCATTCAAGTTGAGTTTTAATTCTTCTAAACTCACTTTTGCATTGTATTCCCATTGTTTTTGGATTTCTTCGTATTTGCTTTGGATTTCTTGTTTGCTTTTGTAGGTGATTTCATGGAGTTTGTTTTCTGCGTTGAGATATTTTTCTTGGAAGCTTTCAATCTGATTCACTAAGTTATTTGCCATGCGACGGGTTTCGTTGATGATTTCATCTCGTTTACTGATGGTCTGTAAATTAAAGTTTTCGATTTCGTTTCGGATTTTTGTGATCTCTTCTTTTAGGGATTGAATGGCAGTATCTTTGATTTGATGAAGACCACTTTCTATGTTTTTAAATCGATCTTGATATAGCTTTAATAAATCTTTGAACTTCTCTTCTATCTTTATGAGTTCCAAAGAAAACTTTTCATCTAAGTTTTGATTGAGACTATCGATTTTTTCTTTCGTTAAATCCAATTGGTATTTTTGTTCTTCGAGTCGTTTGTCTAAGTCCTCGCTTTGTTGAAGGATTTCTTTTAAAGTATTGTTGGATTTATCAATATATTCTTTGATTTTGTTTTTGGATTCGTGAAGTATCTTTTCGATGATCTGCTGAAGTTTTTGGTTTGCTTCTAATTCTTTGATTTCTAAATCTTCTGTGATTTGATTTACTTTGAGTTCTAGATTTTTTATAAGATTATGGATAGCCTCAACTTTTTCGAAACCTTTGTCTAAAACCACGATTTCTTTATTGAGGAGTTCTGCTTGTTGTGAAATGTGGTGGATTTTTTCGGATAGTTTTTGGATGAATTCATTTTGCTGTTCAATCTTTTTGATGTTTTGTTGGTGGTATTCAATCATTTCTTCGAGTTTTTCAGAGGTAGATTTCGCCTGCCGAACCCTCAAATCAAAATCAATAATCAAATCCTTGATGTCTGTTTTTTCTCTTTCTAAGAACTCTTTGAATTCCTCTTTGATTTTTTCAATCTCAAGGAATATAGCCTCATAGTTTTGTGTCTTTTTTTCTCGAAGAAAAAACGCTTTCACTAAAAATAAAGTAAAGCCCATTGTTATCAAAGAAAACAAACCCAATTCTAAGTAATACATATAAACTCCTAAGCAAAAACTTTATCGATAAAGGCAAATCTCTATTCAAAAAACAAAAAAACAACATTTTTTCTTTTCTGAGAAAATTACTCT from Leptospiraceae bacterium encodes the following:
- a CDS encoding AAA family ATPase — translated: MHVKKLRLVGFKSFADETTILLDKGITAIVGPNGCGKSNIVDAVRWALGEKSSRALRGKNMEDVIFLGSERRKPAGMAEVEIHFDNTDRTLPLEVDEVIIGRRIYLNTNSEYYINGKKATRKEIENIFLDTGIGKTAYSIMEQGKMDEILKASPEERRFLFDEAAGISRFKSEKQETLKRLEDTKQNLLRLQDILKEKEKELSQLEKQARKTKQYLTLKERLDKHDLNLRYLKYVSLKEKEQIIGEKLKQLLSEKNQIFHRINAIEMEIEELEKKNQEELELLQKMEIEFHQQQNLIEQKKQEIERITNEEKFIKQKIEQIENRIKNEMKYQKNIESKYQESLQIELDLGNEIESIKNQISQAENQIKELNHKLESITQTEESNQKELDEIEEKLANEFETLKKLIEDFIQELQNRQEELKKVENQQKEWEAQIYAFFDELEKDLAEIKELIQKKEFTSTPKILDKISVSLAKKHFEQYKKINQEFRNFLFGEKGILSQKEEIDIRMRHLNTRKTQLQKENKENQKIKQQTIRELEKIKNQKQEWELSLKDFEIRRFTSVETRDSIKTQLQEIKERLNFLNDEKASYEHQMAFFKEQREKHHHEISKLKHQMEEINTKIKQLKKQTKEWKEKIHFLKKETQKEREKIEKILPEITSYERQEENLRVALNTLEEELYHDFQMSPTELIHKCEHQKLDYEKEHSEYQRLKAEIQALGQFNALAIEQYEASKKAYEELMKQKNDIENSEKNIREILERIDQESKKLFLETFEKIQKNFEEVFKTLFGGGSAQITLSDPNNPLESGIQIFAQPPGKKNTYISLLSGGEQSLTAIALMFAIYLVKPSPFCLLDEIDAPLDDNNIRRFLSMLKQFTKSSQFVVITHNKLTMAEANVIFGVTQEEPGVSKVISVKLDNLKHQHV
- a CDS encoding Rrf2 family transcriptional regulator → METLLFDRYIILLLKAVLFLAKHKDDQKYYKVKEISESLGVSKSYMARIIQSLVHNKILESSTGPTGGFYLPTDNLKLTLHDVIKHTGYDIEIEKCLMEWPECNEVNPCPLHNTWKRFRESLLKDLKQYTIEEACEQLYDRIV
- a CDS encoding DUF3887 domain-containing protein gives rise to the protein MKKFLFLFFLFMFSLTSQDVGTDRIIQNFFSLYAERGSETALDYLFANNPVLYNKVESISSLKKTFLNIEKVIGSFKSYEIIFHDNVQDTLQIYIVIVKYERQPLRYLFVFYKPEKKWITYRFEIDTKYPDNYIEYILKQQHFEN